GTCTTGATGACGCCCAATCCAAAATAGGGCTGCCATTGCCCGCCGAACTTCGAGACCTATACCGAAGTGTTGACGGATACGGCATGAAAATGGAAGCCGACTCCATGCTATCGCCTTGGTTCATTGTCCCGACTTCAAAGTTGGTAAACTTCGTTTCTTCCTGCCGCAACGCAATCGTCGAAACACACCCAAACCTATCCGGACGCCTCCTGCCGTTTATTGATTGGGCCAACGGGGACTTCATGGGGTACGTTTATGATCGCAACGGCAACCTGATTGAAGGTCTTCACCTGTTCATGCATGAGAAGTTCCAGCATTGCGCCGACCAGGAGCCTGACGAGTTTTTTCACTCGTTCGACGGTTCAATAGCTGACTTCCTTGAACCCTGAACAAGCGGGGAACAA
Above is a window of Roseiconus lacunae DNA encoding:
- a CDS encoding SMI1/KNR4 family protein, which produces MIDWLELITRHHAAAQADSGYEPLFGDAAPPERLDDAQSKIGLPLPAELRDLYRSVDGYGMKMEADSMLSPWFIVPTSKLVNFVSSCRNAIVETHPNLSGRLLPFIDWANGDFMGYVYDRNGNLIEGLHLFMHEKFQHCADQEPDEFFHSFDGSIADFLEP